One window of the Montipora foliosa isolate CH-2021 chromosome 4, ASM3666993v2, whole genome shotgun sequence genome contains the following:
- the LOC138001136 gene encoding uncharacterized protein translates to MDHKESSNENGGVSRIESHDAREELIASARENAPEQTLENPNEEKSPGTSSEEPPVSSVSVPSELESSHLAKEEPCHLCNGLGVEKQEETVQNPCRFCRCKPTNNDRGTSISEIDKATAASVLTESDFLPDSRSAFGDCLLGLSDSTSLAEYNFSGSEQQVEDLKAEAPQKEKTPSSNCCHLFVQTSWIGLTIRMFLFERSFPGRREKHFTLYMIPAEDCKAYEEIHQQNIQRGNSRQIPFAVNNSQSEEFHTCFLENEDQITVSFEIENQHQQNFVAMDDDDRREFVFRGLTIRSESQNRLEKGAKSTFRVQCIGEPGALCQEQGVITLTINSHSSMITKLFFLHFHLEQ, encoded by the exons ATG GACCACAAAGAAAGTAGCAACGAGAATGGCGGCGTTTCTCGAATCGAATCTCACGACGCGAGAGAAGAACTGATTGCAAGTGCACGCGAAAATGCACCAGAACAAACTCTGGAAAATCCCAACGAGGAAAAATCGCCAGGCACATCGTCAGAAGAGCCACCAGTGTCTTCTGTTAGTGTGCCGTCGGAATTAGAAAGCAGCCACCTTGCCAAAGAAGAGCCCTGTCACCTTTGCAATGGACTCGGTGTCGAGAAACAGGAAGAAACAGTTCAGAACCCGTGCAGGTTTTGCCGATGTAAGCCGACCAACAACGATCGTGGAACGTCGATTTCGGAGATTGATAAGGCCACTGCCGCATCTGTACTTACAGAAAGTGATTTTCTTCCCGATTCACGAAGCGCGTTTGGCGATTGCCTACTTGGCTTGTCCGATAGCACTTCACTCGCAGAATACAATTTTAGTGGCAGCGAGCAACAGGTTGAAGATCTTAAAGCAGAAGCTCctcaaaaagagaaaactcCATCTTCAA ATTGTTGCCATTTATTTGTACAAACTTCATGGATTGGATTGACGATCAGAATGTTTTTATTTGAAAGAAGCTTTCCCGGAAGAAGAGAAAAGCATTTCACGTTATATATGATTCCGGCCGAAGACTGTAAG GCTTACGAAGAAATTCATCAACAAAACATACAGAGAGGAAATTCCAGGCAAATTCCCTTTGCTGTTAATAACAGTCAAAGTGAAGAATTTCACACTTGTTTCCTGGAAAATGAAGACCAGATCACAGtttcatttgaaatcgaaaacCAACATCAACAGAACTTTGTTGCAATGGATGATGATGACAGACGTGAATTT gtTTTCCGAGGCTTAACCATTCGATCTGAGAGTCAGAATAGATTGGAAAAGGGCGCCAAGTCAACTTTTCGAGTCCAGTGCATCGGTGAACCTGGAGCACTATGCCAGGAACAAGGCGTAATCACACTTACCATCAACTCACACTCATCCATGATTACCAAATTGTTTTTTCTCCATTTCCACCTGG aacaatga
- the LOC138000327 gene encoding uncharacterized protein: MQINPVSFVLNRSEFLSYFLDPKSSEIRMEVLIFLLYFLVKEVSSAIVCEESHNGNGLLGFLGLDNLSAQVYAFGFVIMSLVCYNLINNGRNPSGREEIKPKFKKSEPRAPDAGFEERDVDSEYPDWIAPGHVVFERTGVEILATDFETDGQMKVLRDLNLQAQSPSGSEILGEDELLLSPEIKLAASNSRFSGRLEVRIPHGANMILSCPKWSIFLKELRNNEWKATNQTEENGIRKFLSESNHVRFLTDHLSKYVIVGKYDRSSPSMFKRMKIAAFCSETKGGEEIRMRIHFFDDCEWSYERLTRKEQAKEGRLVSSIESLNFSVTCEENVAIVVKDVEGWKLDQTASELSVSHELLKNSFNDFPQLELVFRSSGNSTRAGFFGVLVFTQSSIGETVLYARVPVKKMFVERMKQRWVNQCETRKRSKDDKEK, encoded by the exons atgcaaataaACCCCGTTAGTTTCGTTCTCAATCGTTCTGAATTTCTGAGTTACTTCCTGGATCCAAAGAGTAGCGAAATCAGGATGGAAgtccttatatttctactctaCTTTTTG GTAAAAGAAGTATCCTCGGCCATTGTTTGTGAAGAAAGTCATAATGGCAATGGATTGCTGGGTTTCCTAGGACTTGATAACTTATCAGCTCAAGTCTACGCTTTCGGTTTCGTTATTATGTCCTTGGTCTGTTATAACTTAATCAACAATGGTCGAAATCCTTCTGGAAGAGAAGAAATTAAGCCAAAATTCAAAAAGTCTGAACCTCGAGCTCCTGATGCAGGATTTG AGGAGAGGGATGTAGATTCAGAATATCCAGACTGGATTGCCCCTGGTCATGTGGTGTTCGAGCGAACAGGAGTCGAAATCTTGGCTACCGACTTCGAAACCGATGGCCAGATGAAAGTTCTGAGGGATTTAAATCTGCAAGCACAAAGTCCTTCGGGATCGGAAATTTTAGGGGAAGACGAGTTGCTTCTCAGTCCGGAAATAAAGCTAGCAGCGTCAAATTCCCGGTTCAGTGGAAGGCTTGAGGTTCGAATACCCCATGGTGCAAATATGATCTTGTCGTGCCCAAAATGGAGTATCTTCCTCAAAGAGCTTCGAAATAACGAATGGAAAGCGACGAATCAGACTGAGGAAAATGGGATACGAAAGTTTCTTTCTGAAAGTAACCACGTAAGGTTTCTCACGGACCATCTCTCAAAATACGTAATTGTTGGCAAATATGATAGGAGTTCGCCGTCGATGTTTAAACGAATGAAAATCGCTGCATTTTGTAGCGAGACCAAAGGTGGAGAGGAAATTCGAATGAGGATTCACTTCTTTGATGACTGTGAATGGTCTTATGAG AGGTTGACGAGAAAGGAACAAGCGAAAGAAGGGAGACTGGTGTCATCGATTGAATCACTGAATTTCTCGGTAACATGTGAAGAGAATGTGGCTATTGTCGTCAAAGATGTTGAAGGCTGGAAGCTCGACCAGACAGCTTCGGAGTTg AGCGTCAGTCATGAGTTGCTGAAGAACTCGTTCAATGACTTTCCCCAGCTTGAGTTGGTGTTTCGCTCTTCTGGTAACTCTACCCGAGCTGGTTTTTTTGGCGTGCTGGTTTTCACCCAGTCATCCATTGGCGAAACTGTGCTATATGCCCGTGTTCCCGTTAAAAAG ATGTTTGTGGAAAGGATGAAGCAAAGATGGGTCAACCAGTGCGAGACAAGGAAACGTTCAAAGGatgacaaagaaaaatga
- the LOC138000329 gene encoding uncharacterized protein has translation MDKQLADLDGKIRTLNFRVKKTDEILQKDDRVALERHKTSLESMATAVTTLKESIEEKKFTEGENEEKIQEWAADVEAAVDEADTCMRQLADKIEQIDRHVRHEAALFEHKRAIALEKEKIQQQQEAVEQAHAEELAFEKKKLELQQAQKSTETTGATSEVAKMPKLVITKFDETPQDWMRFWGQFETQIDKSSIPDVTKFSYLKELLVTKVRNLIDGLPFTGDGYQRAKDLLARRYGKTSEVVGTYVRNILELPAIRERDVKKIHEFYEVLLFNIESLQTLQSLNKLDAAVRFTFDKLGIIKNELAMMDGNWSEWSFVQFLEALEKWTINNPISEAQRPKVEAIHNNKREKTRVFYAKRDDGNQTTARGCLFCERSDHKAIDCDKVVSVEQRKKNFLVKRLCFNCTGSRHRAEDCRSKSTCQNCHARHHTSLCDRIQAREPGMTANNIGNTAVIHPVVVVKIGGYKFRALLDSGASHSYASSTAIALINARPKSTELRQIAMLTGITTRTMQVFGVVIGSVQDEFKLEVDITKVNKRELLVLENPRYKELLEANSDLNGVRMDDDDTKDRLPVHIILGANDFAKIRTGERLRVGRRGDPVAEFTRFGWTIMSPGADRELATAYLAINSNTDYERLCALDVLGLADSSTGDQGDVYEEFKEQLVRSSEGWYETGLPWKGSCPPLPNNRDGSLRRLNTLVRKLRRTDMLDDYDAVIREQLREGVVELAPAEVTGREFYLPHRAVVRRSAETTKLRVVYDASARAQEKAPSLNECLHAGPPLHNKLWSVIVRNRFHPVAVAGDLRRAFLQVRIRETERDSLRFHWIADKTGKQVETLRFTRVVFGLAPSPFLLNGVIQQHLENMQSRYPDSVNEIRRSLYVDDLISGGPTTEKAKRLKREATEIFAKAKFELHKWHSNEKQLETSCEDYEPSFAKEQLENGTAAGECKLLGLGWNKVEDTLHVSFPELPAEETKRGILANLAKVYDPLGIVSPVMLEEKVLYRESCMQKNAWDAPLPEQIANQWRKWEKSLPEEVSAKRSIPLYQQEIDKIELHAFGDASGRGVCASVYAVVTQASGVSQGLVTAKSRLAKQGLTIPRLELVSGHMAVNLASNVRQALEGLPLATTLHCWLDSSVALHWIGDRGEYRQFVSNRVKKIQTHPNVLWHHVPSADNPADLGSRGGSVTGAQLWWNGPTWLTDPANWPPEVVTKPSPESLAERKVQQELFAVGVEGKSDLEIVLEKFDLRKALRIGAWVARFLRNSRNSTNKAKGPLSTAEVKRHETFLVKRAQQQGFNNVSFEQDQEQLNLQTNEEGVLECRGRIQGEYPVYLPDTALLATKIVQRAHVTTLHGGVGLTMASVRERYWIPRLRKLTKRVVRNCSGCKRFQAVAFANPPPAPLPRERTEGDTPFNVIGVDFAGPVKYRNKRKEMRKAYVVLYSCSLTRGVFLELLPNLETGEFIKSLKHFIARRGRPSRVYSDNGQTFVAAAKWLKKVQKDEEFHSFLSNQSIIWQFNLSRAPWWGGQFERLIGLMKSAFYKTVGQGILNWEELSEVILDIEVTMNNRPLCYQEEDVQLPTLTPNTMLFLKSNILPELQPYHLEVRDLRKRAKFLQKTKDAMWNRWTAEYLRALRERHRLKLGEKRCSLAVGDVVIIKSSERNRNSWPLGIVESLIEGRDGVVRGARLRAGRSHIERPIQHLYPLELSCDRDGVRGTTTTLDPGAPAFRPRRDAAVAAELRVQDLAQEDQLE, from the coding sequence ATGGATAAACAACTAGCAGACTTGGACGGCAAGATCAGAACGTTAAACTTTAGAGTGAAGAAGACGGACGAAATCCTGCAAAAAGATGACCGTGTGGCTTTGGAGAGGCACAAAACTTCGCTCGAGAGCATGGCGACCGCAGTGACCACCCTAAAGGAATCGATAGAAGAGAAAAAGTTTACAGAAGGTGAGAACGAGGAAAAAATACAAGAATGGGCAGCAGATGTCGAAGCAGCAGTTGACGAAGCGGATACATGTATGCGTCAGTTGGCTGACAAAATAGAGCAAATCGATCGCCATGTGAGGCATGAAGCCGCTCTTTTCGAGCACAAGCGAGCCATCGCATTGGAGAAAGAAAAGATACAGCAACAACAAGAGGCTGTAGAACAAGCTCACGCCGAAGAGTTAGCATTTGAGAAGAAAAAGCTCGAGTTACAACAAGCTCAAAAGTCAACCGAAACCACAGGAGCGACTAGCGAAGTTGCGAAAATGCCGAAGCTTGTGATAACTAAATTCGATGAAACGCCTCAAGACTGGATGCGTTTCTGGGGTCAGTTCGAGACCCAAATCGACAAGTCATCTATCCCTGACGTTACGAAATTTTCGTATCTGAAAGAGTTATTGGTCACAAAGGTCCGAAATCTGATCGATGGACTTCCGTTCACAGGAGATGGTTATCAAAGGGCCAAAGATCTTCTTGCGAGACGATATGGGAAAACCAGTGAAGTTGTGGGAACGTATGTTCGGAACATATTGGAGTTGCCTGCAATCAGAGAGAGGGATGTGAAGAAAATTCATGAATTCTATGAGGTGTTGTTATTTAACATCGAATCATTACAAACATTGCAAAGCCTAAACAAACTTGACGCCGCTGTGAGGTTTACATTTGACAAGCTGGGAATCATTAAGAACGAGCTTGCGATGATGGACGGAAATTGGAGCGAGTGGTCCTTTGTACAATTCCTAGAAGCGTTGGAGAAGTGGACGATCAATAATCCAATCTCAGAAGCTCAAAGGCCCAAGGTCGAGGCGATTCataacaacaagagagaaaaaacaagAGTATTTTATGCAAAACGTGATGATGGGAACCAGACGACCGCCCGTGGATGTTTATTTTGTGAGCGCTCCGATCACAAAGCTATTGACTGTGACAAAGTCGTGAGTGTcgaacaaagaaagaagaattTCCTGGTTAAAAGACTGTGTTTTAACTGCACGGGATCTAGACACCGAGCCGAAGATTGTAGGAGCAAATCCACGTGTCAAAATTGTCACGCAAGGCATCACACGTCACTATGCGACAGAATCCAAGCACGCGAGCCGGGGATGACAGCAAATAACATCGGAAACACAGCAGTGATTCACCCAGTCGTAGTTGTAAAAATTGGCGGCTACAAATTCAGAGCCTTATTAGACAGTGGCGCGAGCCATTCATACGCTTCATCGACCGCGATTGCTTTAATCAATGCACGGCCAAAGTCTACTGAACTAAGGCAGATAGCCATGCTCACCGGAATCACTACGAGAACGATGCAAGTGTTTGGTGTGGTCATTGGTTCTGTACAAGATGAGTTCAAGCTCGAAGTTGATATTACGAAAGTCAACAAGCGAGAATTATTGGTTTTGGAGAACCCACGTTACAAGGAACTACTTGAGGCGAATTCTGATCTCAACGGGGTGCGAATGGATGATGACGACACTAAAGACAGGCTACCCGTACACATCATACTGGGCGCGAATGATTTTGCGAAAATTCGCACTGGAGAGCGTTTGAGAGTGGGTCGCCGTGGAGATCCAGTTGCCGAGTTCACCCGTTTTGGATGGACAATCATGTCGCCTGGAGCTGACAGGGAGTTGGCAACTGCTTACCTAGCCATTAATTCGAACACAGATTACGAGAGGTTGTGCGCACTTGATGTCCTTGGTCTGGCAGACTCTTCAACCGGAGATCAAGGTGACGTTTACGAAGAATTCAAAGAACAATTAGTTCGATCTTCAGAAGGATGGTATGAAACTGGACTTCCTTGGAAGGGAAGCTGTCCTCCGTTACCAAACAACCGAGATGGAAGTTTACGCAGATTGAACACTCTTGTACGGAAGCTGAGAAGAACCGACATGCTCGACGACTATGACGCTGTGATCAGAGAGCAACTTCGAGAAGGCGTAGTAGAGCTAGCACCTGCTGAGGTAACTGGAAGAGAGTTTTATCTACCCCATCGTGCTGTCGTGCGTCGGAGTGCTGAGACGACGAAGTTGCGAGTCGTGTACGACGCGTCAGCCCGTGCGCAAGAGAAAGCACCATCGCTGAACGAATGCCTACATGCTGGACCTCCGCTACATAATAAGCTGTGGAGTGTCATTGTTCGTAACCGTTTTCATCCTGTGGCAGTCGCTGGTGACCTTCGCCGTGCATTCCTACAAGTGCGGATACGAGAAACCGAGAGAGATTCCTTGAGATTCCACTGGATCGCCGACAAGACAGGAAAACAGGTTGAAACTTTGCGTTTTACCAGAGTGGTGTTTGGCCTCGCCCCTTCACCGTTCCTTCTCAATGGGGTGATTCAACAGCACTTGGAGAACATGCAGTCCAGATATCCTGATAGTGTAAATGAGATACGTAGAAGTCTGTACGTGGATGACCTGATTTCGGGAGGACCTACTACAGAGAAAGCAAAACGTTTAAAGCGTGAAGCTACCGAGATTTTCGCCAAGGCTAAATTCGAACTGCACAAGTGGCATTCAAACGAAAAGCAACTAGAGACATCCTGTGAAGATTACGAACCATCATTCGCCAAGGAGCAGTTAGAGAATGGAACAGCAGCTGGAGAGTGTAAACTACTTGGACTTGGTTGGAACAAGGTTGAAGATACTCTGCATGTGAGCTTTCCTGAACTGCCAGCCGAAGAGACAAAGCGTGGTATCCTGGCTAATTTGGCGAAAGTCTACGACCCGCTTGGAATTGTGTCACCAGTCATGCTCGAGGAAAAAGTTCTCTACCGAGAATCATGCATGCAAAAGAATGCTTGGGACGCTCCGTTGCCAGAGCAGATAGCAAACCAGTGGAGAAAGTGGGAAAAGAGCCTACCGGAAGAAGTGTCGGCGAAACGCAGTATTCCTCTCTACCAGCAAGAGATCGATAAGATTGAACTCCACGCATTTGGTGACGCCAGTGGCCGCGGAGTGTGTGCCTCAGTCTACGCCGTGGTGACGCAAGCATCAGGGGTGTCGCAAGGTTTGGTTACTGCGAAGTCTCGTCTTGCCAAACAAGGTCTAACCATTCCTCGCCTAGAACTTGTGTCAGGACACATGGCAGTGAATTTGGCCAGCAATGTACGCCAAGCATTGGAAGGACTTCCTCTTGCGACTACTCTTCATTGCTGGCTAGACAGCTCAGTAGCCTTACATTGGATTGGAGATCGGGGAGAATACCGTCAGTTCGTCTCGAATCGCGTAAAGAAGATTCAGACTCACCCAAACGTGCTATGGCATCATGTTCCATCAGCAGACAATCCAGCCGACCTAGGAAGTCGCGGTGGTAGTGTAACTGGAGCGCAGCTGTGGTGGAATGGACCCACCTGGCTTACAGATCCAGCCAATTGGCCACCTGAAGTCGTAACAAAACCTTCCCCAGAGAGTTTAGCAGAAAGAAAGGTGCAGCAAGAGTTATTCGCAGTGGGAGTAGAAGGCAAGAGTGACCTCGAAATCGTCCTTGAGAAGTTTGACTTGCGCAAAGCATTGAGAATTGGTGCTTGGGTAGCGAGATTCTTGCGCAATTCTCGGAACTCCACCAATAAAGCCAAGGGACCACTGAGCACAGCCGAGGTAAAGAGGCATGAGACGTTCTTGGTCAAGAGGGCCCAGCAGCAAGGATTCAACAACGTCAGTTTCGAGCAAGATCAAGAGCAGCTGAACCTGCAAACGAATGAAGAGGGTGTGCTCGAATGCCGAGGACGTATCCAAGGCGAGTATCCCGTGTACCTGCCGGACACGGCTCTACTTGCGACGAAGATTGTGCAACGTGCCCATGTAACTACACTCCATGGGGGAGTTGGCCTAACAATGGCCAGCGTAAGAGAGAGATACTGGATACCCCGCCTCAGGAAATTAACGAAGAGAGTCGTAAGAAACTGCAGTGGCTGCAAACGGTTTCAAGCCGTAGCTTTCGCAAATCCGCCACCAGCACCTCTACCAAGAGAAAGAACCGAAGGCGACACGCCCTTCAACGTAATTGGTGTGGATTTTGCCGGACCGGTGAAGTACCGTAACAAGCGCAAGGAGATGCGTAAAGCGTATGTGGTATTGTACTCCTGTAGTCTCACCCGCGGAGTGTTTTTAGAGTTACTGCCGAATTTGGAGACCGGGGAGTTCATTAAGAGCCTAAAGCACTTCATCGCCAGAAGAGGACGGCCATCAAGGGTCTACTCAGACAACGGTCAGACGTTTGTCGCTGCCGCCAAGTGGTTAAAGAAGGTACAGAAGGATGAAGAGTTTCATTCGTTTCTTAGCAACCAGTCCATCATTTGGCAGTTTAACCTCAGCCGTGCGCCCTGGTGGGGAGGGCAATTTGAGCGTCTGATCGGGTTGATGAAATCAGCATTTTACAAGACAGTTGGCCAAGGGATACTGAACTGGGAGGAGTTAAGCGAAGTTATCCTGGATATTGAAGTCACCATGAACAACCGCCCCTTGTGTTACCAGGAGGAGGATGTCCAGCTCCCCACACTGACGCCCAACACGATGTTATTTCTCAAATCCAACATCTTGCCCGAGTTACAGCCTTACCATCTGGAAGTAAGAGATTTGAGGAAGCGCGCCAAGTTCCTACAGAAAACTAAGGATGCAATGTGGAATCGATGGACAGCTGAGTACTTGCGTGCGTTACGCGAACGTCACCGCCTTAAACTCGGAGAAAAGCGGTGTTCTCTTGCTGTTGGAGACGTAGTTATTATCAAGTCGTCCGAGCGGAACAGAAATAGCTGGCCACTTGGAATTGTTGAAAGTCTGATTGAAGGAAGGGATGGAGTAGTTCGTGGTGCGAGATTGCGAGCCGGCCGATCCCACATCGAACGCCCCATTCAGCACCTGTATCCCCTGGAACTGTCGTGCGACAGGGATGGTGTCAGAGGAACTACAACAACACTTGACCCTGGAGCACCAGCGTTTAGACCCAGACGAGATGCAGCAGTCGCCGCCGAGCTTCGAGTGCAAGACTTAGCCCAGGAGGATCAGTTGGAATGA